CAGCTCGAAGAAGACGCGCGGGTGCTGGTCGATCTGCAGAACGCCGTGTTGCCCCCAACGGGTGAATTCTCCGTCGTGCTCGCGGGTGACGCGCTCGATTCACTCTTTGATTTTTTTGTCGCACAGCTCGACGGGCATGCGCTCTTTAACCGCTATTCTATTTTTCAGCAGGGTGATGCCGTCGTGCGCGATGCGCGCGAACCGCTGAAAATCAGTTCGAACCCGCGCCTTGCGGGCGGCATGCGCTCGTATGCATTCGATGAGCTGGGTTTTCAGGCAAGCCCTGTGACGCTCATTGAAGATTCGCACGTGCAGAATTTTCTGATCGACGGGCGCTACGCCGATCTTCTCAAAGCGAAGCAGACGAGTGCGCTCATGAATATCGAGGTGGCACCTGGCACGACGCCCTACGCTGATTTTCTGGGCGAGGGTGTGCTTGAACTCAGCAAGTTCTCGACGTTTCAACCGAATACGATTTCGGGCGCGTTTTCAGGGGAAATTCGTCTCGGCTATCTGCACAAGAACGGTAAAAAAATACCGATCAAAGGCGGGTCGGTTTCGGGCAGCACGCAGGCGGCGTTTGCCCGCGCGCTGAAATCACGCGAAACCGAACAGCGTGCCGCGTATTGGGGGCCTAAAGGCGTCTTTTTCGAGAGTTTAACGATCGCCGGCGAATAACCGTTTATTTATTTTCGCGGTAGCCAAAATAAATAAACGATCTCAGCATGCGATATCTCAAGTCAGCGATGCCGGTGCCCGGCAAAGGCACGGCCTTTATGCTCTATGAAATTGAGGGCGAAAACACGATCGTGCGCATGCTGACGCATATACCCGAAGTGAATGAAATTAAGCTCTACCCGAACCCAAAGGTGAAGTCGCTGTTTCAGCCCGAGCGCCTCGACGAAGCGGCGAAAGAAGAGTTTGAATATATCTGGGACATGGGTTCAAGCGCCGGCTCATGAAGGGCTTTATACTCAAATCAGAACCCGACGCTTTCAGCATCGACGACCTCATGGCAAAACCCGGCCGCACTACATTGTGGGATGGCGTGCGCAACTACACGGCGCGCAATAACCTCATGGCGATGAAGAAGGGTGACCGCGCCTTTTTTTACCACAGCAATTCGAAGCCCATCGCGATCGTGGGCGAAATGCAGGTTGTCGCCGAGGCCGTCGTCGACGAGACGCAATTCGATGCCAACGCGAAATACTTTGACCCGAAAAGCAGTATCGATAAACCGCGCTGGTTTGCGCCCAAACTCAAAGGTATCAAAAAGCTCGCATTTCCTTTGACCCGCGAGATGCTGCAGCAGAGTGCGCTCAAAGATTCGCGTCTGTTCAGGGAGTCGAGGCTTTCGGTCGTCGACCTGAATGACGCAGAGCTGAAATTGCTCGATAAACTGATCAGAGAGGCAGGCAATAAATGAACAAGAAATTTTTACTCATCATCGTTGCGTTCACGCTCACGGTACCCGGGTTTTTTATTTTTTCGTACTGGCATCTTGGTGTTTTCAGCAGCGTCGACGTCGCGCCGCTCACCCGTTATCAGGCCGTTCTTTTTGGTGGCCGCCACCAGGGTGACTATAACAAGACGGGCGGCGAAGTGGTGAAAACCAAGAAGCTGCTGAAAAGCCTCGGCGCCGAATGCGAGCCGGTGCTTGTCTATTTCGAGAACGCAATGAATACCGCCAAGCCAAACCTGAGGTCAGCAGGCGGATGTATCGTTGGCACGAATCTGCCAGCGAGCGTGCAGTCGGCTCTGAAAAAAGACGGCCGTGAAGCGATTACGCTCGACATCAAAAAGGGCTATCGCCTCACTACCTATGCGCAGACAGCCGTCGCACTCAGAAAAGTCTGGACTGAACTCGCGCGCCTTGCCGACAAAGGTAATGTGCTGAAGTTTCCCCTCGTGCAACTGGTGCGCGAAAACGGTAACAGCGAATTCTTAATTGGTGTAGAATGAGTGTTTAACAGGCATCCGGAACCGCAAAAGCGGAAAGCAGCAAAGTCGCTTGCTTGCAAGCGACGACGCGCTTTAGCAGTCATTTGCGGACGCAAATGACGAGGCTTTTCGCTTTTGCGGGAGTTTTTCCGGAGCCTGCTAAACACTCATTCTCGGGCGCGCGGCGAGGCCCAGTTTGCGAGTCAGGTTTGCGAGCGTTTCGAGCTCCTCTTTATTGAGGGCGCCCATCATGCGGTAGATGTTATTCATGTGTAGCGGAAAAATAGCGCTGATCAGCGATTCGCCGGTTGCCGTGAGCTCGACGCGAATCGTGCGCCGGTCGGCTTCGTCGCGGCTGCGGCGCACGAAATCGCGTTTTTCGAGGTTGTCGATAATCGTCGTCATGTTGGCGCCGCTGCGCAGAATCTTGCCCGCGAGGTCTTTCTGGTTCTGTGGGCCGAGGTGCAGCAAGATCTCGAGCACGCCGAGCTGCGAAAGCGTGAGCCCGTTTGCCTCGGCGTTGCGCGCGAGAATGCCCTGTACGGTGTCGGCGCAGCGCATGAGCTTCACATAGGCGTCGACCTGTGCGAGTTCATCGCTGTTGCCCGAAAACCGCTTCGCCATGCATTCTGCCTTGCGCGAAGCCTTAGGCAGTCAAGTAGAAGTGTGAGAGAAGTTCTGAAAAAGCCCAAATCAACAGCGCAAATGTCCTCATTGGTGCGCATGCTCTCGCGTGGCCTTCGACGCGCATGACATTTTCAGAACTTCTTTAGTCAGGTTTGCTAAACAATGCCCAACTCTTTCGGTATTTTTGAGCGCAGCACTTTGCCGTTCGCCGACCGGGGAAACTTGTCGAGCCGGTAGACCTTTTTCGGCAGCTTATACGATGCGAGCCGCTCTTTGCCCCACGAGAGCAATTGCTCTTCTGCGAACGTGGCGCCTGGTTTTATCTGCACGCACATCGAGATCAGCGTCTTTTCGGGCCCAAGGTGCTCGGCGAATGCGACAATGTCGTCGAGTGCCGGATGGTCGCGGTAAACACGTTCGATCTCAAACGGCGAGACGCGGTAGCCGAACGATTTGATAATCTCATCGCGCCGACCCAAAAAGAAAATATAACCCTTAGCGTCTTGTATTGCATAGTCTCCGGTGAGAAACCAATCACCTTTAAACTGTGCTGCTGTTTGCTCGGCCGCGCGCCAATATTCGATAAATAGCCCGGGGTCGTTGCGGTTGATGCAGATCATGCCTTCTTCGCCGGCGGCGACGGGCTGCAGATTCTCGTCGAGCAGCTGCACGAGGTGGCCTGGCTGAATTTTACCCGCCGAGTTTTTCACAATATCGTCACCCTTTTTCTGCGAAATATAGTACGAACATTCAGACATCCCCAAACCTTCGTAGATCGGAAAACCGAAACGGCTCACCCAACCGTCTAAAACTTCGTCGGTGAGGTGTTCACCCGCGCACATGCAGTGCTTGAGTGAAGGCACGTCAGCAGCGGCGGCCTTTGTTTTCTGCAGAATCTGCCGAAAGATCGTCGGCACACCGATAAAAATATTGCAGCCGAATTCTTTGATAAGCGACAGCCATTTTTCGGGCGAGTTCTCGCCTTCGTAAACGATCACGGTCTTGCCGTGGTAGAGCGGGTCCATCATGGCGGTGCCGAGCACGTATGTCCAGTTGAACTTGCCCGAATGCAGAATGCGGTCGTCGCCCGTGAAATGAAACCAATTTTCTGAGGCGGGCAAACGGCCGATGAGCGCCCGGTGCGCATGCAGCACACCTTTCGGGTAGCCGGTTGTGCCCGAAGTATAGACGAGATACGCCGGGTCGCCCGCCTTCGAGTTGTGGATTTCGAGCGCGGGCGTTTTTGCGCGCAGCTCGCCTTCAAAATCGACAGCGCCCTGAATGGTTTTGAGGCCTGAAACATAGAGCACCCCGAGTTCAGCTGACGGCATTTCCCCTGCTATGGATTTCCACAGCCCCTCTTCAGAGACCACTGCTGCAGCCCCTGAATTGGAGATGAGATAGCGCACCTCGGCTGCCGTCAGCATCGGCGACGTCGGTACCGGTATCACACCCGCGCGCATCGCGCCGAAAAAGGCGATCGGAAAAGCCACCGTATTGGGCAGGCGCAGCAGAATGCGCGAACCGGGTAGAATGCCCCGGTCTTTGAGCGAGCTTGCAAATCGCGCAGAGAGATCATCGAGCTCGGCGTAGCTGTACTCGCGCGCCGCGCCATCGCCGCTGGCGAAGATCATCGCTACCTGGTCTTGGCGATCGGTTGCCCGGTGGCGCGCGAGGCACTCCTGGGTGATGTTGAGAAACTCGGGTACGTTGTGGTTCATCATGATTCTCCTGTAATCTCTATCTTATTGTGCGGTGAGTGGCGGCCACCCCGGGTAGGGCCATATCTCGGCGAATTTCTCTGCGGGCAGGCTTGCAATCAGCCCTGAGACGACTTCCATAACTCCGGTATCCTGATTGCCGAGCATCATCGAACGCATCAGCAGCTGCAGCGCCTTCGCGAACATTGGCGGGTCCATCATTTCGTCTTCAAAGCGTATTGCCCCGCCGAGAAATGCATTGGCGCGAATCGCCTCTTCGAGAATGCGCAGCGAGCGGTGCAGGTCTTCGTTACCGGGCGAAAACCCGTAGCGCAGCAAGCGAATATGGTTGGGATGTATAACCTGCTTGCCGGTGAACCCCAGAGAAGCCTCGCGCAGTGCGTGGTCATGGATTATTCTCGCGTTCGGCTCTGCATGGCGGCCAAGCCACTCTGGCAAGAGCGCCACATCGGGTGGGTCGGCCGAAAGCAGCAATGTTTCAACTCCCCCTATAATGCCTTTGCCTGCAAGCCGGGCCTCAACCATGAGGCTGCACATGAACGGATAAAGCTCGTCTTGCCAGTTTTCGGCTGTGATCATCAGCTGCAGCGCACGCGAAAAGTCATGGATGCCGAAGACGACGTGCTCGACTTTGGGGTGAGCGAAAATCTGGTCGGCAATTTTCAGCGACTTGGGGTGCTCGATAATCGGCTGAATCAGAATATCACCCGACAAAGAGGCGAGCAGCGAGCCGAGTTCATCGAGTTCGGCGATGCCGTGCTGTTCGCCAGCCTTCGCGAGCATCACATCGTCGATGTAGGGGGCAATTTCTTTGAGTAGCGTCAGGTCGAGTGCGTGTTCGGGCGACGTGACCGGGTTAATGCGCACAGCGACACGCCCCGGTATCGCGGCGCGAACGTCGGGCAATGACAAGCCCAGAAACTGCCGGCTGAGTGCCTTTTGCCGGCAGCCATCTTCGAGATCAAAAATCAGCGTGTGCGCTTCACTCTGCCGCGCGTATTTCAAAAGCCGCTCGCGCGCTTCGGCTTCGGTCTCGTACCGGTTTTCGCGCGGCAGGTATTTGATG
The sequence above is a segment of the Turneriella parva DSM 21527 genome. Coding sequences within it:
- a CDS encoding metallopeptidase TldD-related protein — protein: MKSLVSVLKRTPGLRGWQVSRLAKRSVEVYSVLGEVETLRCNAVRDYTLRLQTPVDDALMGESTTRFQRKPESLAGLVADTQRRARLVQNPAYRFSDKYVPDGDTNALYDAKIGEAAVDAVVAYAESIHAYRTKHLAKFPLNSLELFFETFDYRVQNHMGLDVDSTSTRVVCDYVLTSPDNRHEIMGIKKRRYLDQLALEAQLEEDARVLVDLQNAVLPPTGEFSVVLAGDALDSLFDFFVAQLDGHALFNRYSIFQQGDAVVRDAREPLKISSNPRLAGGMRSYAFDELGFQASPVTLIEDSHVQNFLIDGRYADLLKAKQTSALMNIEVAPGTTPYADFLGEGVLELSKFSTFQPNTISGAFSGEIRLGYLHKNGKKIPIKGGSVSGSTQAAFARALKSRETEQRAAYWGPKGVFFESLTIAGE
- a CDS encoding EVE domain-containing protein, coding for MKGFILKSEPDAFSIDDLMAKPGRTTLWDGVRNYTARNNLMAMKKGDRAFFYHSNSKPIAIVGEMQVVAEAVVDETQFDANAKYFDPKSSIDKPRWFAPKLKGIKKLAFPLTREMLQQSALKDSRLFRESRLSVVDLNDAELKLLDKLIREAGNK
- a CDS encoding MarR family winged helix-turn-helix transcriptional regulator, producing the protein MAKRFSGNSDELAQVDAYVKLMRCADTVQGILARNAEANGLTLSQLGVLEILLHLGPQNQKDLAGKILRSGANMTTIIDNLEKRDFVRRSRDEADRRTIRVELTATGESLISAIFPLHMNNIYRMMGALNKEELETLANLTRKLGLAARPRMSV
- a CDS encoding acyl-CoA synthetase yields the protein MMNHNVPEFLNITQECLARHRATDRQDQVAMIFASGDGAAREYSYAELDDLSARFASSLKDRGILPGSRILLRLPNTVAFPIAFFGAMRAGVIPVPTSPMLTAAEVRYLISNSGAAAVVSEEGLWKSIAGEMPSAELGVLYVSGLKTIQGAVDFEGELRAKTPALEIHNSKAGDPAYLVYTSGTTGYPKGVLHAHRALIGRLPASENWFHFTGDDRILHSGKFNWTYVLGTAMMDPLYHGKTVIVYEGENSPEKWLSLIKEFGCNIFIGVPTIFRQILQKTKAAAADVPSLKHCMCAGEHLTDEVLDGWVSRFGFPIYEGLGMSECSYYISQKKGDDIVKNSAGKIQPGHLVQLLDENLQPVAAGEEGMICINRNDPGLFIEYWRAAEQTAAQFKGDWFLTGDYAIQDAKGYIFFLGRRDEIIKSFGYRVSPFEIERVYRDHPALDDIVAFAEHLGPEKTLISMCVQIKPGATFAEEQLLSWGKERLASYKLPKKVYRLDKFPRSANGKVLRSKIPKELGIV
- a CDS encoding HpcH/HpaI aldolase/citrate lyase family protein — protein: MIQKLEISAELRAALQAETRSAQHATREVRIRSTWPGIQLYYPPIKYLPRENRYETEAEARERLLKYARQSEAHTLIFDLEDGCRQKALSRQFLGLSLPDVRAAIPGRVAVRINPVTSPEHALDLTLLKEIAPYIDDVMLAKAGEQHGIAELDELGSLLASLSGDILIQPIIEHPKSLKIADQIFAHPKVEHVVFGIHDFSRALQLMITAENWQDELYPFMCSLMVEARLAGKGIIGGVETLLLSADPPDVALLPEWLGRHAEPNARIIHDHALREASLGFTGKQVIHPNHIRLLRYGFSPGNEDLHRSLRILEEAIRANAFLGGAIRFEDEMMDPPMFAKALQLLMRSMMLGNQDTGVMEVVSGLIASLPAEKFAEIWPYPGWPPLTAQ